Genomic DNA from Paenibacillus donghaensis:
CCAAGGCACAGGGAACAGAGGAAGAGAAATGGGCCGTCTTCCAGCGGGTTCGTGACCAGGTGGGAGAACGCATCAAGCAATTTGCGGAAACCGGTGAATAGTTAACCCTGAGGCCGGGAGCGATCCAGGCTTCATTCAAGATGAGCAAGGGGCTGGACTAACTATAAGTGGCGGAAGCAGCAGCTGCTGCTAAGGCTGACAGGAGAGATACAATTATGGCAAATTATCACGCGCTTATCGAAGACAAGGTATATATCGGTGGTGAGAATGCGCTGCTTGAAGCGCTTCAGGAGCAGGAGATTACAGATGTGTTTGATCTGAGAGATACCGGAACACGGGCTGAAGGGTTCCCGGATGATGTGACCCGCCACCATTACCCGATTGTAGAGGACACAAGTGGTCAGGAGAACTCTGTACGAGCCGCCATTCAGGCCATTAAAGAGGCTGTGAATCAAGGGAAATCTGTGTACTTCCATTGTGCCGGGGGCCGCAACCGTACAGGTACTGTAGCTACAGGTGTGCTGCTGGAGCTGGGACTGGCCTCAACTGTGGAGGAAGCGGAAGAGCTGGCGAAACAGAAGCGTCCGGATATCAATATCAAGCAGGAGATGCGCGACGTATTGCACGGCTTTTATCCTGCGAAATAAACCCTATGCATAGCCGATCACGAGACTATTTCCTCATGGAGATAGTCTTTTTTTATTACTACTTAGGTCCCTCTGAGGATGTAGAATGCTACACTAGAGATTTCAGAGAAATTAGATGCAAAAGTGCATTTAATTTCAGCTGGAATTCCTGTTATTGGGCAAATAAGTGCGAATCTGCAACTATTTTCGAGTAAAACGATTGTTTAAGGCTCAGAATCCGAAATTAGATGCGTTTTCGCACTTATTTGCTCTAAAACAGAAAAAATCATCTAATTAGATGCAGATTCGCAACTAATTCGGTGGATTGGACTGATGTGGCGATCAGACTTTGATGCTCCTATCCTATTGGGTCCTAAGTAGTAACCTTTTTTGTTTTATTGTTGCATTATACAACAGTTGTATGATACATTATCGCTGTGGAGGGATACATGATGAAAAGAACAGGAATTCACAAGCCAACGATTGAGGATGCCGTTGAAATTAGCGGAATTGAAACTCTGCATCCGGGAGGATTCGAGCTTACGAAACGAACGGCAGAGATTGCCGGGCTTAAGCCAGGGTTGCGGGTGCTCGATGTATCGAGCGGAAGAGGGACACAGGCCATCTTTTATGCACAGAATTATGGGGTACACGTGACCGGGATAGATATTTCCCCGCAGATGATCCAATCGGCCACACAAGCTGCCGGACAAGCTGGCATGGCTGACCAAGTCTCTTTTCGGGCAGGAGACTCTCAGGCGTTGCCTTTTAACGAGGATACCTTTGATGTGGTAATCAATGAGTGTGCAGTCGGTATACCGGATGATTCCCAGCAGGTTCTTAATGAGATGGTGCGGGTTGTGAAGCCGGGTGGTGCCGTAGTCATCCACGAATCGATCTGGAAGAAGGAACTGACAACAGCCGAGAAGGAAGAGCTGGCAGAGCGGTACGGCACCACTCCGCTGGAGCTGCAGGAATGGAGTGGCATGCTGAAGACAGCAGGAGTTGTGAACATCACGGCAGAGCATGAAGAGTGGTCTAAACCGGAGAAGTTCTGGAAGGTAAGGAAAGACCGTGACGTAGCCCACCACTCCAAGTTGCTCACCTTGCCTGAACGACTGATTACGCTGAAACGGATTATGCAACTGCGTGGGATCAAAGGGGTGTTCAAGGCTATGGAGAATGAGAAGATTTTCTACCAGGCCGTTCTTGACGGGAAGATTGGCTACAGCCTGTACAAAGGGGTGAAACGTTCATGGAAACGGTAGAGCTATTGCAGAATCTGCTGAGGGTGCTGGACCGAAACATCGGTGCACTGGAGAAGACACAGCTCGCTTGCTGCGGAGTAACAATTGGACAATGCCATGCGGTGATGGAAATCGGGCTGGCGAATGAAATCTCACTGATAGATTTGGCCAAGGTCCTCAATCTGGATAAGAGCACGATGAGTAGAACCGTAAATAATCTGGTAACCGATGAGTGGGTGGAACGGATTACAGACCCGGAGAACAGACGTTATGTGAAGCTTAAGCTGTCGCTGAAGGGTGAGGCGCTTCATCAGCAGATCAATGCGGTAATGAATTCTTATTTCGGCAGCGTTATGAACGATATTCCGGAAGACAAGCGGGAGCAGGTTGCAGAGAGCCTTGGGCTGCTCATCCATGCACTGAATAAGAACAACTGCTGCTAAAGACGATTGATGGAGATAGAAGGGATGAATTCTGATGTCGAAGATTCTGGATACCGTGGTTATCGGAGGGGGCAGGCGGGTCTTGCCTCCAGATATCAATATCAAGCAGGAGATGCGCGACATATTGCACGGCTTTTATCCTGCGAAATAAACCATATGCATTGACGAATATATACAAAAGCAGCCCTAAGGGCTGCTTCATCTTATATTATGAGGTTGTTTCAACAGCACTGTCCTCGGCTTCGTTAATAAACACCTCAACCCTGCGGACGCGTTGCTTGCTCATCTCGCGGATGGTGAAGGTAGCCTGGTCACGGACGAAGCTTTTGCCTACAGCAGGATCGGCGACTTGGCTGAACAGCCATCCCCCAATGGAGGTTACCTCTTCATCCTCTAAGATCAGGCCCGTGGTCTGGCTGATGTCAGCCAGCGAAACATTGCCATCGAACAGATAGTGCAGATTGCTCAGCTGCTCTATTTTTCTACGTTCATCCCCATCGAATTCGTCACGGATGTCCCCGACGATCTCTTCCAGAATATCTTCTATGGTTACAAGTCCAGATGTACCGCCGTACTCATCAAGCAAGAGGGCAATATGCACACGCTCCAGTTGCATGCGGGTCAGCAGCGTCTTCACGGGTGTGACCTCGGATACGGTCAGAACAGGCTGGATCAAGCTTTTATAATCAAAGTCGGAATTATTATCATACTGCAAGTACAACTGCTTGGTATTAATCATCCCCACGATATTATCCTTGTTGCCGTCAGCTACAGGGAAGCGGGTATATTGCTCTTTACGAATAATGGCTAGATTCTCTTGTAAGGATAAATTATTGTAGAGACAGACCATATCGGTTCTGGGTACCATAATTTCTTTGGCAAGCATCTCATCAAAAGCAAAAATACGGTTGACGTAGCCATATTCGGCGGTATTGATCTTGCCGTTCTCATAGCTCTCGGACAGGATCAGACGAATCTCGTCTTCACTATGGGCATCGCCATGCTCACTGGCAGGCTTCATGCCGAACATCCGAACGAGCATGTTGGCGGATCCGTTCATGGCCCAGATCAACGGGTACAGAATTTTGTAGAACCATATAATCAGTGGAGCAGTAATTTGACTGACTTTTTCCGGAATGTTTATAGCTGCAGTCTTAGGAGCAAGCTCGCCGACTACTACATGCAGAAAGGTTGCAATAAAGAATGCGAGTGCAAACGCCAAAGGATGGCTGATACTCGGACTAAGCTTAGTCCATTCGAATATCGGCAGCAGCAGCTGCTCAAAGGCCGGCTCTGCCAGTGCCCCGATCCCGAGTGCGGTAATGGTTATCCCGAGCTGGCAAGCGGACAGATAGCCGTCCAGATTCGCTGCAACCCGTTGTACTGCCAAGGCGTTCTTCTTGCCCTCAATAACCATCTGGCTCACTTGGCTGCCACGTATTCTTACCACTGCAAATTCCGTTGCTACAAAAAAAGCGGTTAAAACAATCAAAATTGCCACCAACGTTAAACTAAGTCCTATACCCATTTAATTTTTACCATCCCTTTCGGTTCTTAAAATGTAGAAACTCTCATTTTGAGTTCCTAAGAACTAATTATATGAACTTATCGATTAAATATCAAATGGGAGGTGCTGGACCAGCCCTGCCCGCGTATTGCAGAGCCGGGGAATCGAGTCCGGGCAGAGCTAGAGATTATGGGGGGATGAACGCTCCGCCGGATGATAAGAACAGTATCCCGCTACTCCTCACTGTTGCCCAGCAGCAGCATTTCATCGTAATTAATCGGCTGCAGCAGCTCATAAACCAGTTTCTCCGAAATCTGCTCGGATTCCCCGAGCTCCTGGATCAGATCGCGTTTGAATTGGATGCTCTGCAGCTGCAAGTTCTTCAGTTGTTGCTCATAGATATCTCTGTCGGCCGTAACAGCATCATCCTGCTGATTCTTCTGGCTGTAGTACTTCAGCAGCACCAGGACTTCAGGACGGTTGGCGTCTGTAGCCGCAAGCCGGAGGGCTTCCGCTGCGGCTGCTTGCAGCACGCCTTCGACCTGGTGCAGCTCATTAATCAAGTCTGCGGCTTTCTGTGAACGTTTGTACATCTCGGACCCGGGAGCTGCTTGTTCAAACACCTTGAGCCTCTGCTTGAAGCGGTTTAATTTGAATCTGTTCCACAATCTGCGAAACGTAGAACGGACGCTGTACAGCTCCTGCGGCTGGTGGAAGATAGGGAACAGAATCTCAAGCTGCGGAGAGAGCAGTCCCTCGTGGATCATCTGCTGGAGTTTCTTTTTCTCCGCATCACGGGCAATGTTCTGCAGATGTTTCAGCGTAGTGCTGGAATAGCGCAGAATCCGGCCGGTCTTGATGTACCGCAGCTGTTCCTCCAGATCGGCAAGCACTTTGACCAGAGCAGGCGTCGGGCCGGATGCGGAGGTTCTCAGGAACTGGCTCGTGCGGTTGATAATCAAGGTGTTTGCAGCCTCCGAGGATAACGTCGTCTCTACTACGGTGCGCTCCTCTGGATTCCTGCTGATTAGCGGAAGAATGACCGTCGCAAAGATCAGGCTTAACAGAATAACGCCGGAGGCAATGAACAGAATGGTATCTCTCAGCGGGAAGGGGCTGCCATTCGGTAGTTGATAGGGAATGGACAAGGCTGTTGCCAGGGTAATGGTTCCGTGAATCCCGCAGGTGGCGGCCAAAAAAGCATAACGGCTCCGCGAGGTCTGTTTCACGTCCAAGCGGTTATTTACGCTGTTATGGCCTATGTCCTCTCCTGCTTCATGCGTTACAAAGTTTCTGTGCAGCAGATAAACCCACACATAACGGATGATGAACAGGCAGGCCGTAATCACCAGGGTTAATCCAAGCGCCATGCCAAGCGTAACTTCCTTGCTGGCAAGCAGCCCCTGAAGCACATCGGGGAGCAGAAAACCAAGCAGCACGAAGACCAGACCGTTCAGGATATAGCTGAGGACGGACCAGGTGGTCATGGAGGTGAGCTGGATTTTGGTGGAAGTCTGCTTCAGCCGGTCACGTTCAATCCCGTGGATAATCCCGGCAGCGACTACAGCGAGGATACCGGATACGTGCAGCTCTTCAGCCAGGATATAAATAACGAATGGCGTAATTAACTGGATAGCAACCAGGGAGTTTACTTCTTCGAAGCCCAGCTGTCTTAACGTCAGCCGCAGCCTTACGAAGCCGAAACCAAGCAGCAGCCCCGCCACGAACCCGCCAACGGATACAAACACGAAGTTAAGCGCAGCCGACTCCACGGAAAAGACACTGGTTAGCACTACAGCCAGCGCGACCTTAAACGAAACGATCCCTGCCGCATCATTAAGCAGCGACTCGCCTTCCAGAATGGCCATCAGACCTTTGGGCAATTTGAGTCCTCTCGTAATCGACTTCACAGCAACAGCATCTGTAGGCGACAGCACCGCCGCTAAAGCAAAAGCAGCCGCCAGCGGCAGCGAAGGAAGCAGCAGGTGGATGAAATAACCCAGTCCGATCACCGTTATAATGACCAGTCCGATAGCCAGCAGAATGATCGGCTTGCGGTAGGACCATAACTCCTTGCGCGAGGTCACGCGGGCATCTCCGAACAGGAGCGGGGCGATCAGGCAGATCATAAAGACCTCCGGCTCAAATTCGAGCGAGATATGTAAAGGCAGCCAGGAGGCCAACGCTCCCAATATGATTTGAAAGAGTGCCAGTGGAATTCTGGTAAACTTTTTGCTTAGCACGGTAGAAATTACAATAACGAATACCAACATCAGAAAGGAAATAATAAACTCCATAGAATACCTGCTCTCTTTATATAGTAGAAAAATCTGCTCCAGGCAAAACTTGTGATCGCATAATTATATCCCAAAAAGGGTGGAGAACATACCCTGGCTTGGCGAGGCAAGCCGTTCTACTTCAAGGGCTTCGGCAAACATGAGGACAGTGATATTAGGGGCAAGGAGCTGGATCATGCGGTCAATGTGAAGGACTTCAACCTGCTGAAATGGGTGAACGCGAATTCCTTCCGCACCTCCCATTACCCATATGCCGAGAGAGTTGCTGGAGTTGGCCGACCGGGAGGGGATTGTCGTCATTGGCGAGGTGCCTGCGGTGGGATCCACCTTCTTCAACTATAAGGACAAGGTATATACGCCGGAGCAGGCCAACGACGAGACGCTTGCCCATCATCTGGATGTGTTGACCGAGGAGTACCAGAGTGAGCTGCGGACACGTTATCATCGGGTGTTCGTAGGTGGGGATAGATGGGTGAATATCCGGCAGGCAAATAGAAGATTTCGATAACCGGCAAGGCTCCGCAAGAGGAAGGCTGCCGATTTGTGTGTGTGCAGTCCGAAATAACCTAATCGGTCAGAGTAAGCTGGAACGAGCGCAAGCGGATGATTGCGTCATGCCTAACGGGAAATTCCTGCAATAGTACATCTTTTTGAGCCGACGGGGGAAGCGTGTGCCAAAAGCCTGGAAATGTGCATCTTTTTAGAGTAAAATCCGGCTTGAATCAGTAATAGTGAGTAAATACCTGCACTTTTGCATCAATTTGCTCATAGATGCTCGAAATCGCTATAATACCTGCACTTTTGCAGGTTTTCGTCAGCGGCGCCCTGAGAAACGTCAACTCCACCCACAGAAAGCCAGCTGCACCCGTAGAAACGTCAGCGGCACCCGCAGAAAGTGAGCGGCACCCGTGCAAACGTACGGCGCCCTGAGAAACGTCAGCTCCACCCACAGAAAGCCAGCTGTACCCGCAGAAACGTCAGCGGCACCCGCAGAAAGTGAGCAGTGCCCCCGCTAAGCCAGCAATGCCTGTTAACAGTCAGCCGCCGCGCAAACCTCAGCTGCGCGGAAGCTTGCTGCCGTATTGTGCCCGCAACTGCTGCAGCTTGTCCAGCTTACGCAGGCTGGCATCCTTGCGGGCAACTCCGATGCCCAGAATCAGATTCTCAATAATATAGGTAGGACCCACCATCGAATGAAACTCCCATACCTCCCCCCTCCCGGCATACAGCACAATATCGGCATCCTGAGAACGCGGGAATACCAGTCTGTCGGTAATCAGGATCACCTGATAGCCGGCCTCCTGAGCCTGGTCCAGAATCACCTCCGTTTCCGGCAGCAGCTGAACGAATCCGAAGATCAGCACCACATCCTTTTTGCCGGCATGCATCAGAGTCTCCAGCAGCTCATGCCCGCTCGCAGCCATCCGCTTCAGATCCAGACCGAACCGGGCCAGCCGGTAGCTCAGCAATTCTGCCAGTCCGCTGCAGGGTCCGGGACTATGCACGTAGATATACCTGGCCGCAATCAGGGTATCAACGGAACGCTGCAGCAGCTCATCGGTAAGATACCGCTGCGTTTCCTCCAGATGATGCGAGCAGATATCAAGCAGCGTCAACGGCAGAGAGGTTCCGCCGGTCCGCTGCATGGCATCGCGCATTTTAACGGAAGGGGTGGATTCGAAGCGGAAGCGCAGCTGGCTTTTGAAATCCTTGGCATGCTTGTAACCAGCGGCCTTCCAGAAGCGGGAGACCGAGGCGATGCTCAGCTTCAGTTCGTCTGCGATTTCCTGCTCGGTCATGTAGAGGACGCGCTGCTCATTTTTGGGGATGAAATCGGCAATGATCCGTTGGTTGGGGGAGAAGGCGCGCTGCCGCCATTCTTTATACATCTGCTGTTTCCTCCTCTGTTAATGAAGCAAGTAAGCCAACTATAGCCCGCGAACATCTTGTAAATATTATTACAGCGTTAAAAATAATGAAAAAATCATTACACCCACTTAACAGACGGTCAAATCTGTGCTGACATCGCCTCTCTATAATGAAGATAAATTCCTGTAGGGAGGTTATTAGTTCATGAAACCAGTAATGCAGCGGTACACACTGACCCAGTCGCAAAAAATGATGATTTTTGTGTTGTCGATGTCATTGTACGGTTTGTCCAACATGTTTACGGAGCTGATCCCGAGCGTTCAGCTGGGACCGCTGGAGCTGTCCGTTGAATACTTTGCATTTATTCCGTTAACCTTGTGCATGCTGTTCCATCCGCTATATGCGGCTGTGGGTGCGGCGGTCGGTGAGATTATCTTCGGGGAGCTGATGCTGGGGCAATTCGGCGGACTGGGCGAGCTGGAGAAATTTATCACCTTCTCGCTGGCGATGTATACAGCAGGACGGATGGTGACAGACCCAAAGAACCGCAGGCAGGTAGGCGTGGCGGCGATGACGGGCGTGATCATTCACCAGTTCCTGAGCTCGGTTGTCGATATTGTCAAGGTGTGGGTAGGGGTAGAGGAGCTGGAGGCGGTACAGGGGCTGGCTGAGAGTATCGTGCTGATTGAAGGCGTAGGATTCCTCAACGATGTGCTGTTCTCCGGGATATTGTTCGCGCTGCTGCCGACGCTGTATCTGGTGCCAAGATTATATGGCAAAATCGAACCGCTGCTAGGCATGAAGCCGCGTGAACGGAATATGAGCTATGCGAGCGGGGCCTGGCTGTCGCCAAGGCTGGTAATCAGCGGTGTGATTCTGGCCGGAGTCGCTCTAGGAGCGGAGCTATTGTCAGAATCCGGCTGGAGCATCGGCGAGTTCGAGCTGCCTTGGGCAGAGTCGAACGAAGAGAACCTGATCTGGCTTAGCATGCTGGCAGCAGCCGTTGTCGCAGCACTGGTGATTATTGCCTTGCTGCGGCGCGCATCGCGCAGGCGGCAGGAAGCGGGAGCCGCCGATGCCTAACCCGATTCTGGAGCTGAAGGAAGTAACGTTTACGTATCCGGGGTCTGAGCAGCCTGTGTTAAGCGGGGCTTCTCTAAGGATTGCTGCTGGCACGTTCACGGCGGTAATCGGCAGCAACGGCTCAGGCAAGTCTACGCTATGCAAATGCTTCAACGGATTAATTCCGCATTACTACAGCGGGGATTTCAGCGGAGAAGTGATCGCTCATGGACGCCGAGCGGCAGGCCGGAGCGTCTCGGAGCTGTCCAGAGCGATGGGGTATGTCTATCAGGATTTCGAGAACCAGCTGGTGCGGCCGACGGTGATGGACGATGTCTCGTATACGCCTCTGAATTACGGTTATCCCGATTACAAGGAGCGTGGGGAACGGGCGCTTGCCCTGACCGGACTAAGCAGCCTCCGCAAGGAATTCATCTGGCAGCTGAGCGGCGGGCAAAAGCATCTGCTCGCCCTCGCCGGTGCACTTGCTATGGACCCGGACATTCTAGTAATCGACGAGCCGGTCGCCCAGCTCGATCCGCAGCATGCCCGGCAGATCTACGAGATTCTGCGCCGCTTGAATGAAGATCATGGCAAGACGATTATTGTGATTGAGCATCACGCAGAATTTATAGCCGATTACTGCAGCGATGTCGTGCTGATGGATCAGGGTCGCGTCCGCTGGCAGAAGCCGGTCCGTGAGGCGATGTCCGCAGTCGACGAACTGTTGGAGCTGGGCATCTATCCGCCTGCCGTGACGCAGGCGGCCTGGCGGCTTCAGCCGGGGCCGCGCTCCGGCCTGCTGTATCCACTGAATCCGGACGAAGGGCTGGACTGGTTCAGCAGCCGGGCGTTTGCAGCTAAGCCAGGTGCTAAGTCTGGTGCTCAGCCAGCTGTTAAGCTTGCGGCTCAGTCTGCTGGTCAGCCAGCTGCACGGCCAGCAGTCCAGGCCGCTGCACAGTCAGCAGCCCAGCCAGCTGCACAGTCTGCCGCACAGTCTGCCGCTCAGTCTGCTGCTCTGCCAGCTGCTCGAACTATTGCACATACTGTTCCAACGGACGCGGCTGCCGGCATGACAATCCCCGACTCCGGTTCTGCAGCTGCTGCGCTTCAGCCATCGCATTATTTAATGAAAGAAGAGGTTGTGCGGATGGAGGAGGTTAAGCTGTCCTACCGTACGATTCATAGAACACAGCATCAGGTGCTGAACGGGATCGGGCTTACGCTGCGGCATGGGGAATCCGTGGCGCTGATCGGCAATAACGGTGCAGGCAAATCATCGCTCATGAAGCTGATTGCGGGTATTGTGCAGCCCACAGCCGGCAGGATTGCGCTCAAAGGGCTGAATGTGGGCGGCCTGCCGCCAGAGCGGCTCTCCGGGACAGCGGCCTATGTCTTTCAGAACCCGGAGGAGATGTTCATCGCAGACTCCGTACGCGGAGAAATCGCCTACTATCTGAAAGCACGGCGGCTTCCTGATGCAGAGGAGCGGACCCAAGCTATGCTGGCGGCGTTCCGGCTCGGCGAGCTGGCGGAGCGGGATGCCCGGCTGCTGAGCGGAGGCCAGCAGCGCCGGGTGTCGCTGGCCATTGGTGCAGCCGTACGGCCTGCGGTCATGCTGCTGGATGAGCCGACGGCGAACCTCGACATCTCCACCAAGCAGGAGATGGTCCAGGTGCTGGACACGCTGCGCAGCCATGTAGAGACGGTGGTGATTGCCACGCATGATATGCAGCTGGTTGCCGAATGGGCCAGCCGGATCATCGTGATGCATGAAGGCCGGATTATCGCAGACGGCAGTGCAGAGGAAATCTTCGCGGACAGCCAGCTGCTGCGGCGGGCAGGGCTGGCCCAGACCCAATTGATGGAGCTGGGCGTTAAGCTGGGCTTTCCGCAACTCTGTTCCACGCTGGATGAATTTATACAACACGTTTCACTGCAGACAGAGGAGTTGATTCCAAGTGGAAGCTGTTAAGCGGGCGCTGAACCGGATTTCTGTCGAACAGATCAAGCTGGAGCTGCTGGGCACCGCTTATAACAGCAGCAGCACTTTTCTGGGCAGACTGGACCCCCGGACTTTACTTTTGTGGTATTTATTTTTTGCCATCGTACCTTGGTTTGTCCACAACCGTACACTGCTTGCCGGGATGTTTGTCCTGATGGTGGTAACCACAGTACTCTCACGGGTAAGCCCGTATATCCTGTTTATTCTCTGTTTGGGTCTAGTCAGCCAGGTAGGCTGGATGCTGCTGTTGTCGCTGTTCTTCGGGGGCGGCGCGGAATCGCTGCTGCCGATGCTGACTCTGACGCTGAAGCTGTCCGTCATCTCGCTGGCGAGCATTACGGTGTTCTCCAGTCTGGACCCGGAGCGGCTGAGCGATGGACTGTCCTCGCTGGGGGTGCCGGACGCTTTTGCCTTCAGTTTGTCCTATGGCTATCGCATTCTGCCTACACTGCTGGAGGAATTCCACCAGATTCTGCTGTCGTTCCGGCTGAGGGGGCAGCGGCCGCTGCGGCACGGGCTGCTCTACTGGAGAACAGTAAGCTATTACCTGCGGATTATTGTGCTAGTCTTCTATCCTCTGATGCTGAACACGGCCAAACGCTCGCGCACCACCGTAGAAGCGCTGGAGACCCGTGGCTTCAGTTACGGCCTGAACAATCCTAAGGTGAAGAAGCTTAAGCTATCCTATCTGGCCTTCAAACCGGTGGATTGGTATTTCCTGTCAGGCTCCGTGCTATATATAGCCCTGCTGTTCTGGATCAGTAATCTGTATCCCAATCTGCTCTACTAACCGGCGAAGTCCAAAAGGAGACGAAACTACTCATGTATATTGATCTGCACACCCACGGCAAGCTGTCCAAAAAATCCGCCTTCTCCCCCGCTTATTTCGCGGAAATGATGTCTGAAGCCTCTGCAAACGGACTGGACGCTTTAGCGTTGACCGAGCATTTTAACACCGCCAATTTCTACGCTTTATATGAAGCACTGGATCAGCTCTATCCCTTCAACGGGCATAGCTATGAGGCAGACGGTCTGCGGATCTTCCCGGGCATGGAGGTTGATATTGCCGAGAACGGCCATATTCTGCTGATTGGTCTGCGGGAGAATATTCTTGCCGCCAGAGCGTTATTGAATGAGCATACGGCTGAAGGCCACTTTATTCCGTTCAGAGAGCTGCTGGATATTGCAGACGCCCATGATCTGTGGAAAATAGGAGCGCACCCCTTCCGCGCCTCCACGCCGCTGCACCATCTGGACCCGGAGCTGCTGCAGCGCCTGGATGCCTTCGACTTTAATGCTAAGGATATTTATATGCAGGGAGTAGAGGCTTACCGGGAGCTGATTATGCCGTTTGCCCGCAAGCTGGGCGTTCCCGTGATTGCCGGCAGTGACAGCCATCAATGTCTGCAATACGGCAGCGTGGTTAACCGGCTGGAGGATTCCTGTTCGACGGTGGCAGAGCTGAAAGCCGCGATTGCGGGCGGCCGTTATGAGATTGAAATCTCACCGGCTCTGCCAGTGAAAGTCAAGGCCTCAGTAATGATGAAAAAGCTGCTGAAGCAGCTGCTCGGCGAAGCGCCCTCACGGGAGGAAGCGCAGACAGTAGTCTAATCCTTGCAACATAAATGACCCCGCATCGCCGTTTATCCGGCAATACGGGGTTTATTTCTGTTGTTTATGGCAAACTACACTGGATTATCTGCTGAATGGCTCATCGGCTGTGCTGAGTCTGCCGGAGGGCAGCAGTGTACTGTACGCTGAACTGATCTGGTCGGGCAGCTATGATACGGGCGGCACGAGTGTGCTCGCCAACATTAGCGATCCGATCCTGCTCACAACGCCTACCGGCACCTTCACGGTAGCCCCTGATCCTGCAACAGCGGTCAATACGGCGC
This window encodes:
- a CDS encoding PHP domain-containing protein — encoded protein: MYIDLHTHGKLSKKSAFSPAYFAEMMSEASANGLDALALTEHFNTANFYALYEALDQLYPFNGHSYEADGLRIFPGMEVDIAENGHILLIGLRENILAARALLNEHTAEGHFIPFRELLDIADAHDLWKIGAHPFRASTPLHHLDPELLQRLDAFDFNAKDIYMQGVEAYRELIMPFARKLGVPVIAGSDSHQCLQYGSVVNRLEDSCSTVAELKAAIAGGRYEIEISPALPVKVKASVMMKKLLKQLLGEAPSREEAQTVV
- a CDS encoding ABC transporter ATP-binding protein → MPNPILELKEVTFTYPGSEQPVLSGASLRIAAGTFTAVIGSNGSGKSTLCKCFNGLIPHYYSGDFSGEVIAHGRRAAGRSVSELSRAMGYVYQDFENQLVRPTVMDDVSYTPLNYGYPDYKERGERALALTGLSSLRKEFIWQLSGGQKHLLALAGALAMDPDILVIDEPVAQLDPQHARQIYEILRRLNEDHGKTIIVIEHHAEFIADYCSDVVLMDQGRVRWQKPVREAMSAVDELLELGIYPPAVTQAAWRLQPGPRSGLLYPLNPDEGLDWFSSRAFAAKPGAKSGAQPAVKLAAQSAGQPAARPAVQAAAQSAAQPAAQSAAQSAAQSAALPAARTIAHTVPTDAAAGMTIPDSGSAAAALQPSHYLMKEEVVRMEEVKLSYRTIHRTQHQVLNGIGLTLRHGESVALIGNNGAGKSSLMKLIAGIVQPTAGRIALKGLNVGGLPPERLSGTAAYVFQNPEEMFIADSVRGEIAYYLKARRLPDAEERTQAMLAAFRLGELAERDARLLSGGQQRRVSLAIGAAVRPAVMLLDEPTANLDISTKQEMVQVLDTLRSHVETVVIATHDMQLVAEWASRIIVMHEGRIIADGSAEEIFADSQLLRRAGLAQTQLMELGVKLGFPQLCSTLDEFIQHVSLQTEELIPSGSC
- a CDS encoding energy-coupling factor transporter transmembrane component T family protein, translated to MEAVKRALNRISVEQIKLELLGTAYNSSSTFLGRLDPRTLLLWYLFFAIVPWFVHNRTLLAGMFVLMVVTTVLSRVSPYILFILCLGLVSQVGWMLLLSLFFGGGAESLLPMLTLTLKLSVISLASITVFSSLDPERLSDGLSSLGVPDAFAFSLSYGYRILPTLLEEFHQILLSFRLRGQRPLRHGLLYWRTVSYYLRIIVLVFYPLMLNTAKRSRTTVEALETRGFSYGLNNPKVKKLKLSYLAFKPVDWYFLSGSVLYIALLFWISNLYPNLLY